CCTCACCAATAATCTGCTTATTCAATCCAGCAGCTCAGTTGGGAGTAAAAACCGCTTTTCTTTCGTCTTTATAAATACTTGGAGATTCTTGCTATGACAATAGCAGTCGGACGCGCGGCAAGTACGAGAGGATGGTTTGACGTCCTCGACGACTGGCTCAAGCGCGATCGCTTCGTCTTCGTCGGCTGGTCCGGCCTGCTGCTG
This genomic interval from Microcoleus sp. AS-A8 contains the following:
- a CDS encoding photosystem II D2 protein (photosystem q(a) protein), which encodes MTIAVGRAASTRGWFDVLDDWLKRDRFVFVGWSGLLL